The following DNA comes from bacterium.
TTATAATGCTCAACAACCCGCGCAACAACCTTTACGTTGGGAACGTAAGGTGTGCCAACAAGGGCCTTATCACCATCCTGGACAAGCAAAACATTTCCAATTTCAACCAATTCACCTATATCGTTCTCTACCTTCTGAGTAGTAATAAAATCATTTTCCTTAACTTTATACTGAAACCCTTTGAATTCAATAACTGCCTCTTTCATTGTTACCTCCCTTGCTGTGGTATTTGTGGTACTTCTTGTTCCTGGGTTTCTTGAACTTTCTGCTCAATGGGGGCTGTCTTACTTGCTTTTGGGGTTTTAACCGCCATACGGGCTGGATTGTTTAACATTGCAAGGACAAGAGATAGAATCATA
Coding sequences within:
- the rplU gene encoding 50S ribosomal protein L21 — translated: MKEAVIEFKGFQYKVKENDFITTQKVENDIGELVEIGNVLLVQDGDKALVGTPYVPNVKVVARVVEHYKNDKVMAFRFVNKENVRKKRGHRQELSELKIEKIVLE